The Dokdonella koreensis DS-123 genome has a segment encoding these proteins:
- the rpsN gene encoding 30S ribosomal protein S14 → MAKKSMVNREIKRTKLVKRHAAKRAELKAIVASPTVSYDEKIAAATKLQKLPRDSSASRQRTRCALSGRPRGVYRKFGLGRNKLREATMRGDVPGLRKASW, encoded by the coding sequence ATGGCCAAGAAGTCGATGGTTAATCGCGAGATCAAGCGGACCAAGCTGGTCAAGCGGCATGCCGCCAAGCGTGCGGAGCTGAAGGCGATCGTCGCCAGCCCGACCGTTTCATACGACGAGAAGATCGCCGCCGCGACCAAGCTGCAGAAGCTGCCGCGCGATTCGAGCGCTTCGCGTCAGCGCACGCGGTGCGCGCTGTCGGGCCGTCCTCGCGGTGTCTACCGCAAGTTCGGTCTGGGGCGCAACAAGCTTCGTGAAGCCACCATGCGCGGCGATGTGCCGGGACTGCGCAAGGCCAGCTGGTGA
- the rpmD gene encoding 50S ribosomal protein L30 gives MSDSNAKTIRVRLVKSVNSCQQRHRISVRALGLRKLNDVRELKDSPSVRGLINQVSYLVKVEEGA, from the coding sequence ATGAGTGACAGCAACGCAAAGACGATTCGCGTGCGCCTGGTCAAGAGCGTCAACAGCTGCCAGCAGCGCCATCGCATCAGCGTCCGGGCACTGGGTCTGCGCAAGCTCAATGACGTGCGCGAACTCAAGGATTCGCCGTCCGTACGCGGGCTGATCAACCAGGTGTCTTACCTGGTCAAGGTCGAAGAGGGCGCGTAA
- the rplX gene encoding 50S ribosomal protein L24, with protein MNRIRKGDQVIVITGKNKGQRGEVLRVAGDRVFVQNVNLVKRHTKPNPQANQPGGIIEREASVDISNVQLFNPATGKGARVGFKSLEDGRKVRVFRPSGEVVDI; from the coding sequence ATGAACCGCATCCGCAAAGGTGATCAAGTCATCGTGATCACCGGCAAGAACAAGGGTCAGCGAGGCGAAGTGCTCCGCGTAGCGGGCGATCGCGTCTTCGTGCAGAACGTCAACCTGGTCAAGCGCCACACCAAGCCGAATCCGCAGGCCAACCAGCCCGGCGGCATCATCGAGCGCGAGGCCTCGGTCGACATCTCCAACGTTCAACTGTTCAACCCCGCCACCGGCAAGGGCGCGCGCGTCGGCTTCAAGAGCCTTGAAGACGGTCGCAAGGTGCGTGTCTTCCGCCCGAGTGGCGAAGTGGTCGACATCTAA
- the rplE gene encoding 50S ribosomal protein L5 — translation MTRLEKIYKEQVVPKLIERFGYKNVMQVPRLTKVTLNMGVGEAVGNKKILENAVADMAKIAGQKPVVTLSKKSIASFKIRDNWPIGCKVTLRRAQMFEFIDRLISISLPRVRDFRGISGRSFDGRGNYNMGVKEQIIFPEIDFDQIDALRGMDIAVTTTAATDEEAKALLEAFGFPFRN, via the coding sequence ATGACACGCCTCGAAAAAATCTACAAGGAACAGGTCGTTCCCAAGCTGATCGAACGCTTCGGCTACAAGAACGTGATGCAGGTGCCGCGGCTGACCAAGGTCACGCTCAACATGGGCGTGGGCGAGGCCGTCGGCAACAAGAAGATCCTGGAGAACGCGGTCGCCGACATGGCCAAGATCGCCGGCCAGAAGCCGGTGGTCACGCTGTCCAAGAAGTCGATCGCATCGTTCAAGATCCGCGACAACTGGCCGATCGGCTGCAAGGTCACCCTGCGCCGCGCCCAGATGTTCGAGTTCATCGATCGCCTGATCAGCATCTCGCTGCCGCGCGTGCGCGACTTCCGCGGGATCTCGGGCCGGTCGTTCGACGGTCGCGGCAACTACAACATGGGCGTGAAGGAACAGATCATCTTCCCGGAGATCGATTTCGACCAGATCGACGCGCTGCGTGGCATGGACATCGCGGTCACGACGACTGCCGCCACGGACGAGGAAGCGAAGGCGCTGCTGGAAGCCTTCGGTTTTCCCTTCCGCAACTGA
- the rplP gene encoding 50S ribosomal protein L16 has product MLQPKRTKYRKVHKGRNSGLTYVATKVSFGEFGLKAITHGQLTARQIEAARRCITRYVKRGGKLWIRVFPDKPITKKPIEVRMGNGKGNVEYWVAPIQPGRMLYEIEGIAESEAREAFRLAAAKLSVQTQFVTRTVL; this is encoded by the coding sequence ATGCTGCAACCGAAACGTACCAAGTATCGCAAGGTCCACAAGGGCCGCAACAGCGGACTGACCTATGTCGCCACCAAGGTCAGCTTCGGCGAGTTCGGCCTGAAGGCGATCACGCACGGCCAGCTGACCGCGCGCCAGATCGAGGCGGCCCGCCGCTGCATCACGCGCTACGTCAAGCGCGGCGGCAAGCTGTGGATCCGCGTGTTCCCGGACAAGCCGATCACCAAGAAGCCGATCGAAGTCCGCATGGGTAACGGCAAGGGCAACGTCGAGTACTGGGTTGCGCCGATCCAGCCGGGTCGCATGCTTTACGAAATCGAGGGCATCGCCGAGTCGGAGGCCCGCGAGGCGTTTCGTCTGGCCGCGGCCAAGCTGTCGGTGCAGACCCAATTCGTTACCAGAACGGTGCTGTGA
- the rpmC gene encoding 50S ribosomal protein L29 yields MELNELRKKSVQELGEHLVELRREQFNLRMQKGSGQLTQTHQIGRVRREIAQVKTLLGAQK; encoded by the coding sequence ATGGAACTCAACGAACTCCGCAAGAAGTCGGTACAGGAACTGGGCGAGCATCTCGTCGAGCTCCGCCGCGAACAGTTCAATCTGCGCATGCAGAAGGGTTCCGGGCAGTTGACCCAGACGCACCAGATCGGTCGCGTCCGTCGTGAGATCGCGCAGGTCAAGACCCTGCTCGGCGCCCAGAAGTAA
- the rpsD gene encoding 30S ribosomal protein S4, giving the protein MARYIGPTCKLARREGADLSLKSPARAIDSKCKLEQKPGQHGPVAKRGRLSDYGVQLREKQKVKRIYGLLERQFRSYYHKASNQKGNTGENLLRMLESRLDNVVFRMGFAVTRAQARQLVSHASVLVNGKKVNLPSFQVKTGDEVALTERARGQLRVQESLTVSQEMDLAPGWIEVDAKKASGVFKSLPERSDLPSDINESLIIELYSK; this is encoded by the coding sequence ATGGCACGCTATATCGGACCCACCTGTAAACTGGCCCGTCGCGAAGGCGCGGACCTCAGCCTCAAGAGCCCGGCGCGGGCGATCGATTCCAAGTGCAAGCTCGAGCAGAAGCCGGGCCAGCACGGACCGGTCGCCAAGCGTGGCCGCCTGTCGGACTACGGCGTGCAGCTGCGCGAGAAGCAGAAGGTCAAGCGCATCTACGGCTTGCTGGAGCGCCAGTTCCGCAGCTACTACCACAAGGCTTCCAACCAGAAGGGCAACACCGGCGAGAACCTGCTGCGCATGCTCGAGTCGCGACTGGACAACGTCGTGTTCCGCATGGGCTTTGCCGTCACGCGTGCGCAGGCTCGCCAGCTGGTGTCTCACGCCTCGGTTCTGGTCAACGGCAAGAAGGTCAATCTGCCGTCCTTCCAGGTCAAGACGGGTGACGAAGTGGCCCTGACCGAGCGTGCCCGCGGGCAACTGCGCGTGCAGGAGTCACTGACGGTTTCCCAGGAAATGGACCTCGCTCCAGGCTGGATCGAAGTCGACGCGAAGAAGGCAAGCGGTGTGTTCAAGTCGCTGCCGGAACGTTCCGATCTGCCCTCGGACATCAACGAGAGTCTGATCATCGAGCTTTACTCAAAGTAA
- the rplO gene encoding 50S ribosomal protein L15: protein MHLNTLKPAAGARKARVRVGRGIGSGLGKTAGRGHKGQYARAGKGKVKPGFEGGQMPLQRRLPKVGFRSQKAHEVSEVLLYKLDALKVDVVDFAALRDAGLIEKRAERAKIVKKGEITRAVKLKGVAVTAGAKAAIEAAGGSVE, encoded by the coding sequence ATGCATCTCAATACTCTCAAGCCCGCCGCCGGCGCCCGCAAGGCGCGCGTCCGCGTCGGTCGCGGCATCGGTTCCGGTCTCGGCAAGACGGCCGGTCGCGGCCACAAGGGTCAGTACGCACGCGCCGGCAAGGGCAAGGTCAAGCCGGGCTTCGAAGGCGGCCAGATGCCGCTGCAGCGCCGGTTGCCGAAGGTCGGCTTCCGCTCGCAGAAGGCTCACGAAGTCAGTGAAGTCCTGCTCTACAAGCTCGACGCGCTCAAGGTCGACGTCGTCGATTTCGCCGCGCTTCGCGATGCCGGTCTGATCGAGAAGCGCGCCGAACGCGCGAAGATCGTCAAGAAGGGCGAGATCACCCGTGCGGTCAAGCTCAAGGGCGTGGCTGTGACGGCCGGAGCCAAGGCGGCTATCGAGGCTGCCGGCGGCAGCGTGGAGTAA
- the rpsE gene encoding 30S ribosomal protein S5: MSTNDRDNGDGFLEKLIAVNRVAKTVKGGRQMSFTALTVVGDGDGRVGFGYGKAREVPVAIQKAMERARKGMVRIELNNGTLFHAVKANHGAARVYMQPASEGTGVIAGGAMRAVLEVVGVKNVLAKAVGSRNPINLVRATINGLQAMVSPKRIAAKRGKSVEEVLGNE; the protein is encoded by the coding sequence ATGTCAACCAATGATCGTGACAACGGCGACGGTTTCCTCGAGAAGCTCATTGCTGTCAATCGCGTCGCCAAGACCGTCAAGGGTGGCCGCCAGATGAGCTTCACGGCGCTGACCGTCGTCGGTGACGGCGACGGCCGTGTCGGTTTCGGCTACGGCAAGGCGCGTGAAGTGCCGGTGGCCATCCAGAAGGCGATGGAGCGCGCCCGCAAGGGCATGGTCCGCATCGAACTGAACAACGGCACGCTGTTCCACGCGGTGAAGGCCAACCACGGCGCGGCGCGTGTCTACATGCAGCCTGCGTCCGAAGGTACCGGCGTCATCGCCGGCGGCGCGATGCGCGCCGTGCTCGAAGTGGTCGGTGTGAAGAACGTGCTGGCCAAGGCCGTCGGTTCGCGCAACCCGATCAACCTGGTCCGCGCGACCATCAACGGCCTGCAGGCGATGGTTTCGCCCAAGCGCATCGCCGCCAAGCGCGGCAAGTCCGTCGAAGAGGTGCTCGGCAATGAGTGA
- the rplF gene encoding 50S ribosomal protein L6, translated as MSRVAKKPIPLPKGVECKLDSGTIVVKGPKGSLTLTTPQGVDVSIDDGVVKFSAKEQDDVKLAGTARALVNSMVIGVSEGFQRKLELVGVGYRAALQGKDLNLSLGFSHPIVFKAPEGVTIEVPSQTEILIKGADKQSVGQVAAKIRAFRPPEPYKGKGVRYSGEQITLKEAKKA; from the coding sequence ATGTCACGTGTTGCCAAGAAGCCGATTCCGCTTCCCAAGGGCGTCGAGTGCAAGCTCGATTCCGGTACGATCGTGGTCAAGGGGCCGAAGGGTTCCCTGACGCTGACGACGCCGCAGGGCGTCGACGTGTCGATTGACGACGGCGTCGTGAAGTTTTCCGCGAAGGAGCAGGACGACGTCAAGCTGGCCGGCACCGCGCGTGCGCTGGTCAACAGCATGGTCATCGGCGTCAGCGAAGGCTTCCAGCGCAAGCTGGAGCTGGTCGGCGTCGGTTACCGCGCCGCGCTGCAGGGCAAGGACCTGAACCTTTCGCTGGGTTTCTCGCATCCGATCGTGTTCAAGGCGCCGGAAGGCGTCACGATCGAGGTGCCGTCCCAGACCGAGATCCTGATCAAGGGCGCCGACAAGCAGAGCGTCGGTCAGGTTGCGGCCAAGATCCGCGCGTTCCGTCCGCCGGAGCCCTACAAGGGCAAGGGCGTTCGTTATTCCGGCGAGCAGATCACCCTGAAGGAAGCCAAGAAGGCCTAA
- the rplQ gene encoding 50S ribosomal protein L17: MRHQKAGRKFSRTSSHREAMFKNMAASLFKHELIRTTLPKAKELRRVAEPLITLAKVDGVANRRLAFARLRDKQAVGKLFVELGPRFRERKGGYLRILKCGFRAGDNAPMAYVELLDRPRPAADTDAAE; the protein is encoded by the coding sequence ATGCGCCACCAGAAAGCCGGTCGCAAATTCAGCCGGACGAGCAGCCACCGCGAAGCGATGTTCAAGAACATGGCCGCGTCGCTGTTCAAGCACGAATTGATCCGTACCACGCTGCCGAAGGCGAAGGAACTGCGCCGTGTCGCCGAGCCGCTGATCACGCTGGCCAAGGTCGACGGTGTCGCCAATCGCCGCCTCGCCTTTGCGCGTCTGCGCGACAAGCAGGCGGTGGGCAAGCTGTTCGTGGAGCTCGGTCCACGTTTCCGCGAGCGCAAGGGCGGCTACCTGCGCATTCTCAAGTGCGGTTTCCGCGCGGGCGACAATGCGCCGATGGCCTACGTCGAGCTTCTCGACCGGCCGCGTCCGGCTGCCGACACCGACGCTGCCGAATAA
- the rpsQ gene encoding 30S ribosomal protein S17, translated as MSDNQKVLRTVEGRVVSNKMQKTVTVLLERQVQHPLYGKIVRRSTKVHAHDENGECREGDVVRISECRPLSKTKNWRVVEVVTRAAQ; from the coding sequence ATGAGTGATAACCAGAAAGTGCTGCGTACCGTCGAAGGTCGGGTCGTCAGCAACAAGATGCAGAAGACCGTGACCGTGCTGCTGGAGCGCCAGGTGCAGCACCCGCTGTACGGCAAAATCGTGCGCCGGTCCACCAAGGTCCACGCCCATGACGAGAACGGCGAGTGCCGCGAGGGCGACGTCGTGCGCATCAGCGAGTGCCGCCCGTTGTCGAAGACCAAGAACTGGCGCGTCGTCGAAGTCGTCACGCGCGCTGCGCAATAA
- the rplR gene encoding 50S ribosomal protein L18, which translates to MTKNVSRLRRAKSTRLHIRKLDVARLSVHRTGQHLYAQIVTADGAKVIAAASTLQKSVAEGLTGTKNKTAAAAVGKAIAERAIQAGIDTVAFDRSGFKYHGRIAALADAAREAGLKF; encoded by the coding sequence ATGACGAAGAACGTTTCCAGGTTGCGTCGCGCCAAGTCGACCCGCCTGCACATCCGCAAGCTCGATGTCGCGCGCCTGAGCGTGCACCGTACCGGCCAGCATCTGTATGCGCAGATCGTGACCGCGGACGGTGCCAAGGTCATCGCGGCGGCCTCGACGCTGCAGAAGTCGGTCGCCGAAGGGCTGACCGGCACGAAGAACAAGACGGCTGCCGCCGCCGTCGGCAAGGCCATCGCCGAGCGGGCGATCCAGGCCGGCATCGACACGGTTGCATTCGATCGTTCCGGCTTCAAGTATCACGGCCGTATCGCGGCGCTGGCGGATGCCGCACGCGAGGCAGGTCTGAAGTTCTGA
- the rpsM gene encoding 30S ribosomal protein S13 → MARIAGVNLPVQKHVGIALQSIYGIGRSRSKKVCVDAGVNPTAKIKDLVESEIEKLRHEVARYTVEGDLRREVGMSIKRLIDLGCYRGLRHRRGLPLRGQRTRTNARTRKGPRRPIKK, encoded by the coding sequence ATGGCGCGCATAGCGGGTGTCAATCTGCCGGTCCAGAAGCATGTCGGGATCGCGCTGCAGAGCATCTATGGTATTGGCCGCTCGCGGTCGAAGAAGGTCTGCGTTGACGCGGGAGTCAACCCGACCGCCAAGATCAAGGACCTGGTCGAGTCGGAGATCGAGAAGCTCCGTCACGAAGTGGCCCGCTATACGGTCGAGGGTGACCTGCGTCGTGAAGTGGGCATGTCCATCAAGCGCCTGATTGATCTGGGCTGCTATCGCGGCCTGCGTCATCGCCGCGGGTTGCCGCTGCGCGGTCAGCGCACCCGTACCAATGCGCGTACCCGCAAGGGTCCGCGTCGCCCGATCAAGAAGTAA
- the secY gene encoding preprotein translocase subunit SecY has translation MAASQPGALASLGKLTELKQRLLFVLGAMIVFRFGSFIPVPGVNPEAMTRLVDQAGGLLDMFNMFSGGALERFSLFALGVIPYISASIVVQMMAAVVPSLQQLRKEGESGRRKLTTYTRIGTVGLAVFQSFGVASMLQQQTGVVYTPGPGFIFTTVVGLTAGTLFLMWLGEQITERGVGNGISLLIFAGIVAGLPSAVVHTLGMAQSGELNYLKVLAVLVVVLAVTAFVVFVERGQRRITVNYARRQGGAGKAYQNQTSHLPLKVNMAGVIPAIFASSLILFPATAAAWFSSSGDIRWLQMLTSSLGPGEPLHMLVMAVLIIVFAFFYTALVFNSQETADNLKRSGALIPGIRPGKATADYVDGVLTRLTGAGALYLVAVCLIPDIMRNAWHVPFYFGGTSLLIVVVVVMDFIAQIQAHLVSHQYDSLLKKANLRGR, from the coding sequence GTGGCTGCTTCGCAACCTGGTGCACTGGCTTCGCTCGGCAAACTGACCGAACTGAAGCAGCGCCTGCTGTTCGTCCTCGGCGCGATGATCGTGTTCCGTTTCGGATCGTTCATCCCGGTGCCCGGGGTGAACCCCGAGGCGATGACCCGTCTGGTCGACCAGGCGGGTGGTCTGCTGGACATGTTCAACATGTTCTCGGGCGGCGCGCTGGAGCGGTTTTCGCTCTTCGCGCTGGGCGTGATTCCCTACATCTCGGCCTCGATCGTCGTCCAGATGATGGCGGCGGTGGTGCCGTCGCTGCAGCAGCTTCGCAAGGAAGGCGAATCGGGCCGGCGCAAGCTCACGACCTATACGCGCATCGGCACGGTAGGCCTGGCGGTGTTCCAGTCCTTCGGCGTCGCCTCGATGCTCCAGCAGCAGACCGGCGTGGTCTATACGCCCGGACCCGGGTTCATCTTCACGACGGTGGTCGGCCTGACGGCCGGTACGCTGTTCCTGATGTGGCTGGGCGAGCAGATCACCGAGCGCGGCGTCGGCAACGGCATTTCGCTGCTGATCTTCGCCGGCATCGTCGCCGGCCTGCCGTCGGCGGTCGTGCACACGCTGGGCATGGCGCAGAGCGGCGAGCTGAACTACCTGAAGGTGCTGGCGGTGCTGGTGGTGGTGCTGGCGGTGACCGCGTTCGTGGTCTTCGTCGAGCGTGGCCAGCGGCGCATCACGGTCAACTACGCGCGGCGCCAGGGTGGTGCGGGCAAGGCCTATCAGAACCAGACCTCGCATCTACCGCTGAAGGTCAACATGGCCGGCGTGATCCCGGCGATCTTCGCCTCGTCGCTGATCCTGTTCCCGGCCACGGCCGCGGCATGGTTCAGCAGCTCGGGCGACATCCGCTGGCTGCAGATGCTGACCTCGTCGCTGGGACCGGGCGAGCCGCTGCACATGCTGGTCATGGCGGTCCTGATCATCGTTTTCGCGTTCTTCTACACCGCCCTGGTGTTCAACTCGCAGGAAACGGCCGACAACCTCAAGCGGTCGGGCGCCCTGATCCCCGGCATCCGGCCCGGCAAGGCGACTGCCGACTATGTGGATGGGGTCCTGACCCGCCTGACCGGCGCCGGCGCACTGTACCTGGTGGCGGTCTGTCTGATTCCGGACATCATGCGCAACGCCTGGCACGTGCCGTTCTATTTCGGCGGTACCTCGCTGCTGATCGTGGTGGTCGTGGTCATGGACTTCATCGCCCAGATCCAGGCCCACCTGGTGTCGCATCAGTACGACAGTTTGCTCAAGAAGGCCAACCTGCGCGGGCGTTGA
- the rplN gene encoding 50S ribosomal protein L14, with translation MIQMQTTLDAADNSGARELFCIKVLGGSKRRYASIGDIIKVSVREAIPRGKVKKGEVYDAVVVRTRKGVRRADGSLIRFDGNAAVLLNNKLEPIGTRIFGPVTRELRSERFMKIVSLAPEVL, from the coding sequence ATGATCCAGATGCAGACCACGCTGGATGCAGCGGACAACAGCGGCGCACGCGAGCTGTTTTGTATCAAGGTGCTCGGCGGCAGCAAGCGCCGCTACGCGAGCATCGGCGACATCATCAAGGTCTCCGTGCGTGAAGCGATTCCGCGCGGCAAGGTCAAGAAGGGCGAGGTCTACGACGCCGTGGTCGTGCGCACCCGCAAGGGCGTGCGCCGTGCCGACGGCTCGCTGATCCGGTTCGACGGCAACGCCGCCGTTCTGCTCAACAACAAGCTGGAGCCGATCGGCACCCGTATCTTCGGGCCGGTCACGCGTGAGCTGCGTAGCGAACGATTCATGAAGATCGTCTCGCTCGCTCCTGAAGTGCTGTAA
- the rpsK gene encoding 30S ribosomal protein S11 — MNKPVAKPKKKIKRVVTDAVAHVQASFNNTVITITDRQGNALSWATAGGAGFRGSRKSTPFAAQVAAEKAGRAAAEYGVKTVEVRIKGPGPGRESTVRSLNNIGFKVTNIVDVTPIPHNGCRPPKKRRV, encoded by the coding sequence ATGAATAAGCCGGTTGCCAAGCCGAAGAAGAAGATCAAGCGCGTTGTCACCGACGCCGTCGCCCACGTGCAGGCGTCGTTCAACAACACTGTCATCACGATCACCGACCGTCAGGGTAACGCTCTCTCCTGGGCGACCGCCGGCGGCGCGGGCTTCCGCGGTTCGCGCAAGTCCACTCCGTTCGCAGCCCAGGTGGCGGCCGAGAAGGCCGGCCGGGCAGCGGCCGAGTACGGCGTCAAGACCGTCGAGGTCCGCATCAAGGGCCCCGGCCCGGGCCGCGAGTCCACCGTGCGCTCGCTGAACAACATCGGATTCAAGGTCACCAACATCGTCGATGTGACCCCGATCCCGCACAACGGTTGCCGTCCGCCGAAGAAGCGGCGCGTGTAA
- the rpsH gene encoding 30S ribosomal protein S8, with protein MSMTDPIADMFTRIRNAQATGKRTVAMPSSRVKQAIATLLKSEGYLTDVQVVPSDGKPVLEIALKYYEGKPVIERIERVSRSGLRVYRGKSDLPKVLGGLGITIVSTSSGIMTDAEARKKGLGGEVIGLVA; from the coding sequence ATGAGCATGACTGATCCCATCGCCGACATGTTCACGCGCATTCGTAACGCGCAGGCCACGGGCAAGCGTACCGTGGCGATGCCGTCCTCGCGCGTGAAGCAGGCGATCGCGACACTGTTGAAGAGCGAGGGTTACCTGACCGACGTCCAGGTGGTTCCCTCCGACGGCAAGCCGGTCCTCGAGATCGCGCTGAAGTACTACGAAGGCAAGCCGGTCATCGAGCGCATCGAGCGCGTCAGCCGTTCGGGCCTGCGCGTCTACCGCGGCAAGAGCGATCTGCCGAAGGTGCTGGGCGGTCTCGGTATCACGATCGTGTCGACCTCGTCGGGCATCATGACCGACGCCGAAGCCCGCAAGAAGGGTCTCGGCGGCGAAGTGATCGGCCTCGTCGCCTGA
- a CDS encoding DNA-directed RNA polymerase subunit alpha, protein MAGTSTNVLRPRGINVERIGANRAKVVVEPMERGFGHTLGNALRRVLLSSIPGSAIVEAEIDGVLHEYTTLEGMQEDVIEVLLNLKDVGIRMHGHDETTLTLSKKGRGVVTAADITVDHSVEIVNPDHVICHLTKDIALNMRLKVARGTGYQPATARRLPDEEARPIGRLQIDASFCPVRRVAYQVDSARLEQRTDLDKLVLDVETNGAIDAEEAVRKAAEILQDQISVFGDFTRRESDSAKADKGGVDPVLLRPIDDLELTVRSANCLKAESIYYIGDLVQRTEVELLKTPNLGKKSLTEIKDVLGQRGLSLGMKLDNWPPSGLVHGMQLG, encoded by the coding sequence ATGGCAGGAACATCCACAAACGTGCTGCGTCCTCGTGGCATCAACGTCGAGCGGATCGGCGCCAATCGCGCCAAGGTCGTCGTCGAGCCGATGGAGCGTGGCTTCGGCCACACGCTCGGCAACGCGCTGCGCCGTGTTCTGCTTTCGTCGATTCCCGGCAGCGCGATCGTCGAGGCCGAGATCGACGGCGTACTCCACGAGTACACCACGCTCGAAGGCATGCAGGAAGACGTCATCGAGGTTCTGCTGAATCTCAAGGACGTCGGTATCCGCATGCATGGTCATGACGAGACCACCCTGACCCTTTCCAAGAAGGGACGCGGTGTCGTCACGGCGGCCGACATCACGGTCGACCACTCGGTCGAGATCGTCAATCCCGATCACGTGATCTGCCACCTGACCAAGGACATCGCGCTCAACATGCGCCTGAAGGTCGCGCGCGGCACCGGCTATCAGCCGGCCACCGCACGCCGCCTGCCGGACGAGGAAGCGCGTCCGATCGGCCGCCTGCAGATCGACGCCTCGTTCTGTCCGGTCCGCCGGGTCGCCTACCAGGTCGACAGCGCTCGCCTCGAGCAGCGCACCGATCTCGACAAGCTGGTGCTGGACGTCGAGACCAATGGCGCGATCGATGCGGAAGAAGCGGTACGCAAGGCCGCCGAAATCCTGCAGGACCAGATCTCCGTGTTCGGTGACTTCACGCGTCGCGAGAGCGACAGCGCGAAGGCCGACAAGGGGGGGGTCGATCCGGTGCTGCTGCGTCCGATCGACGACCTGGAGCTGACGGTGCGTTCGGCCAACTGCCTCAAGGCCGAGAGCATCTACTACATCGGTGACCTGGTGCAGCGCACGGAAGTCGAGCTGCTGAAGACGCCCAATCTCGGCAAGAAATCGCTGACCGAGATCAAGGACGTGCTCGGCCAGCGTGGCCTGTCGCTCGGCATGAAGCTCGACAACTGGCCGCCGTCCGGTCTCGTGCACGGAATGCAGCTGGGTTGA